The Helianthus annuus cultivar XRQ/B chromosome 11, HanXRQr2.0-SUNRISE, whole genome shotgun sequence region GGTTGACTGAGAACATACCTGACTAGTGCGGTTAGAAACTGCAGTTTTGGGTTCTCTTGTATAAAAACATAAATTTCATAACGAAAGTCAGTGTAAAACTACAAAACGAATTGATCATACCTTGACTAGTGTAATCAGGAACGACAATTTTGTGGTCTGGTGTTGAAAAAATTTAATTCTGAAACAAAGGACGGTTAGTAAACAAAAAAATAAAGTAATATTGGTGAACATACCTGACTAGTGAGTATATTGGGGTTTGTATAGAAAATTTTTTGTGAACATCCCTGACACATGCTGGGTTGTGAGCTGCTGTTTTGGGGTCTGCTGTCtaaaaaagttaaaagaaaattCGTTATTCTAGGAAAAATGAAGTACTATTCTAGAACGTAACTTACTAGTGAGGCTGTGAATTGTAGTTTTGGGGTCTCAGGTAAAAAACCGAAACTTCAAAACAAAAGTCGGTTATTAAACTGAAAACGAATTATTATTCGGGACATACCTGAGTCGTCCTTGGCTGTAAAATAATATTTGAGAACTTTCTAAAGGTAATCGTAATTCCTTGAATATTATTGATGACtatcaaaaatatatatacagaGATTACGCCCAAAAAACAAGAAGCTAAACTAGGAAAGAAATAAATACAAATACAAACTAATAATAATCTCCTAATATACAATATATCTTCTAGGCTAGGAGTTAGCTACAAAGTTTAAATTTTCTAAGAAATGTAAAAAGCCATAAAACATCAAAATGTCAACCATAAACACACCCAAAACCCGCAAATAACAAAATGAAGATTGCTAAAACATGCATGTGGATGATAAAGCTCTAATTATCGAATTACAaacattattgtgttttatgttgattagcatATTGTGTTTCATATATTTGTGATTATATTGTAATTATGTATAGATTACAGTTTCCATGTTTAGTGCTAGGGTTAGTCCCTATATAAAGGGATCCTTTGTAATCGTTTTATTCATTTAGAAAATATAATTCACAGCCacttttatggtatcagagctctgctCTATACCCTAATTTTTTCCAGCCGCCAACCAGAAGCTTTCGAGCTAACCTGCTGTTTCGACAACCTTCTTCTTTTCCGATAACCCAGCACTTCTACCATATGGATCCCGAAAACAAAAAGGATGCACCTGAGTCATCCATTTCCGATAAACCCACCAAAACCCTGCACCCAGCCTACTCAGTAACAAACGTGCAGTCCAAGATATGTACCCTCGATGGCGTTAAGGTTACGTATACTTCCTGGGTCAAACTTTTCCGGCTCCATGCTGTGGCATATCAGGTCTTCGATCAAATAGACGGAACCGAACCCCCACCAAAAACCGCTGCCGAATACCAATCATGGAAAGAACTGGATGCTCTCGTTCTCCAATGGATTTACAGCACAATGTCTGATGACCTCCTACCCCGGGTTCTTGAAAGCGGTCCTACGGCTCGCCATGCGTGGGTAAAGCTCGAAAAAATATACCTGAGCAACAAGAAAGCTCGGGCCGGGCGCTGGAAACCAAGAAAGCTCGCGAACCAACTCGAGGACGTGGACCATCCGGTCACTGAAGAACGTCTGGTACTTCAACTTGTTCGGGGGCTGCCTGGAGAATATGATACGACTGCCTCTCTTATTAACGCAAATAATGCAGATTGGGATCTTGCTAGGAACATGTAGGAGGATGAAGTTATTCGACAGGAAGCAAGCCAAAAGACCACCCAATCCGTCCATGTTGCAACCTCTCAAAACAAAACCTCCCCTAACCAACAACACCCTCACCCTCCAACCGGTTCCAATAACTTCAACAACCCCTCATCCCAGCAACCCTATTATAACCGATCTGGACGTGGCCGAGGACGGAGTCGGGGGCCTAGTAACCGAGGCCGCGGTTATGGACACAGCAACAACCCTTCACCACAAACTTGGGCCCCAAATAACCTCCCCTACCCCCAATGGGCTTGGCGGAACACTCCACCTTGCCCCTATCCGACCCAACCCGCCTTTCAGCCCACTACTCCCTATTCC contains the following coding sequences:
- the LOC110889035 gene encoding uncharacterized protein LOC110889035, whose product is MDPENKKDAPESSISDKPTKTLHPAYSVTNVQSKICTLDGVKVTYTSWVKLFRLHAVAYQVFDQIDGTEPPPKTAAEYQSWKELDALVLQWIYSTMSDDLLPRVLESGPTARHAWVKLEKIYLSNKKARAGRWKPRKLANQLEDVDHPVTEERLVLQLVRGLPGEYDTTASLINANNADWDLARNM